A genome region from Nocardia sp. NBC_00565 includes the following:
- a CDS encoding SCO6745 family protein has protein sequence MTTVSPHSAHLTFRALEPIHGMIYFTPHGPDAYRELGITDPRMMYFAARSAAFGQVPAEVTIATFFNFNPAAVRAVIPAAWEIASPADIFRARLRAVDRSLRQVWGDDISGPEVRAAAELARRAAERACERPQGRPLFAAHAAPPWPDEPHLVLWHAQTLLREYRGDGHVALLLTEGLDGIEALITHSATGQISPEVLRASRSWSEAEWADGVRRLRERGWLTDDGAVLSEQGSERRGAIESRTDELSVYPYEAIGEAGCARLRALAAPLAIRVTEGDLGFPHTLSARYRQALETDV, from the coding sequence TTGACCACGGTCTCACCGCACAGTGCCCATCTGACCTTCCGCGCACTCGAGCCGATCCACGGGATGATCTACTTCACCCCGCACGGCCCGGATGCCTACCGTGAGTTGGGCATTACGGATCCGCGGATGATGTACTTCGCAGCCCGGTCCGCGGCATTCGGGCAGGTGCCTGCCGAGGTCACCATCGCCACATTCTTCAATTTCAATCCGGCCGCGGTGCGGGCCGTCATCCCAGCCGCATGGGAAATCGCCTCTCCCGCAGATATCTTTCGAGCTCGTCTGCGTGCGGTCGACCGGTCGCTTCGGCAGGTGTGGGGTGATGACATCAGCGGCCCCGAGGTGCGTGCGGCCGCCGAGCTTGCCCGGCGAGCCGCCGAACGTGCTTGCGAACGCCCGCAGGGCCGTCCGTTGTTCGCGGCGCATGCGGCGCCGCCGTGGCCCGACGAACCACATCTGGTGCTGTGGCATGCGCAGACACTGTTGCGGGAGTACCGCGGCGACGGACACGTCGCCCTGCTACTGACGGAGGGGCTGGACGGTATCGAGGCATTGATCACCCACAGCGCGACCGGCCAGATATCGCCGGAAGTGTTGCGCGCCAGCCGATCCTGGAGCGAGGCGGAATGGGCCGACGGTGTGCGACGGCTTCGTGAGCGGGGTTGGCTGACCGACGATGGTGCCGTGCTGAGCGAGCAGGGCTCCGAGCGGCGCGGCGCGATCGAGAGCCGGACCGATGAACTCTCGGTCTATCCGTACGAAGCGATCGGCGAAGCCGGGTGCGCGCGCCTGCGTGCACTCGCCGCACCATTGGCGATCCGAGTAACCGAAGGTGACCTCGGATTCCCGCATACGCTGTCCGCGCGCTATCGGCAGGCGCTCGAGACCGACGTATAG